TTATAGAATGTGCTACCAATTTTATATGTATTAAGTAATATTACATTAGTACTATATGTAGTATATGCGGCTTGTATTGTATGTGGCTAATTATGTGTTTATCCCTCTTATATTATGTAGTTATGGCGGGCAAACGAGAGCTTATGCTAGGTATCTGTGCCCCGGGAATTGTTGAGGTTCCGCCTGATAAACCTCCTGATAAACCTGTTGCATATGAGATTGATACATCGGCTCATTTTTACACTGAAATGGCAACCCCTGACCGAGATGAGTTGATTAGATGGGCTCGGGACATTGCCTTAAAGCTAAAGTTTGCAATTGCAATTGGCAAATCCGACAACGGCAGGGATAAGAGGAAGCAATATTTCTGGTTGGATTGCGAGCAGGGAGGTCGGTACGTGTCAACAAATAAGAAGCTAAAATATGATCAAACCGGCACGAGGAAATGCGGCTGTCCATTTCGACTCCGTGGTTATTGTCATGCCGATAAAACATGGCATTTGACCGTTGTAAACGGCAAACATAACCACGAGTTGGACAAGGCAGTTGAAGGCCATCTCATTGTCGGTCGTCTCAAACCGGAAGAAAGGCAATGTATGGAGGAAATGTCAAGGAATTTGGTTCCGCCTAAGAATATAATGTCCACATTGAAAGATAGGGATCCAAACAACAAGACAACGACAAAGCAACTCTACAATTTAAGTCATcgattaaaacttaaaatgacGGCATCAATGACTGAAATGCAACACCTCTCAAAAAGACTTGTCGAgaacgggtattttttcaaacatagAACGGTTGTTGCAGACGGATCTGAACATGTTCAAGACATTTTCTTTGCACATCCTAGATCTATAAGTTTGTTCAATTCTTTTCCTACTGTGCTTTTGATGGATTCGacatacaaaacaaacaaatacaaaatgtCGTTATTTGAGATTGTCGGATTCACTTCAACTGGGAGAACTTTCAATGTTGGATTTGCTTGGCTTACCAATGAAAAAAAAGACAACTTCACTTGGGCTCTAGAACAGTGTGTCAGTCTTTTAAGGAATGAGGACGTTAGACCGAAGGTGATTGTCACCGATAGGGATTTGGCTCTGATGAATGCAGTTGCTGAGGTATTTCCAACATCGCCTGCAATGGTTTGTCgttttcatataaaaaagaaTGTGAGCTCTAAGATGAAGGAAATTGTGAAAATCAAGAATGGAGAGAATGAGAAGCAGACTGATGTGTGAGATCAAATCACCGCTGCTTTTAATGATGTGTTAGAGTCGCCCACGAAGAAAGAATATGCTGACAATGTTATGGTGTTTAGGGAGCTTTGTGCGAGGTGGCCAAAGTTTTTGCGTTATGTTGAAGAGACTGTCCTAGACACTGATAAAGAAAAAGGTTGTCAATGCTTCAAATGTACCCCGTTGGTTTCGGCGAAAGCTATATCAATCTCCTCTCGCTCAACTCCTAGATCTGAACTAACCATGTCAGCCCCTTCTCCCCTTGACATCTTCGTATGGTTCAAAAACTTTCCTTGGATTGGAAGATGTAACAGACATTGGACATCGTCCAATGTGATGTCGAGCTCACCTAATGGAAGGTGGAAAGTACTTGTTTCCGGATGCCATCTTTCAACAAATGGCCATATAACCCCATAGTCAAGTACGCTAAAATTGACACGGGTAAGCGGCTCCAATCCCGATGCTTCAATATTGGATCCCAAAACCACCTCTCACTACGAGGCGGTTTGACGATATTTATAACCTTTTTCCCGCTAGCTTGGCAACGCAGAGTCCTCTTTAAAACCTGAAAAATTCCAGCAACACAAAACATTGAAAACTTAATTAACATAATCACGgtatttaaaacaattaatacatttaataaaataattaatacattTAACGGTACCTCGTGATCATCTGGTGCTGCATCCCATATCGGAACCGCCCTATGATTTCCGTATTGTGTTAATAATGACATATCACTTGGTCCTCCTCCGTAACCCTCATTTACTGCATCTCGTCGTGGTTGCCGTGGTCGCTGTTGCGGTGTCTGTCGTGGTGGTTGTTGCGGTTCTTCAGGTTGTGGTTCTTCAGGTTCGCCATACTCGGCATCCTGATTTAGAAATTGATTCGCGTCAAACTCATCATCAGCATTTTGTGTTTGGCTTAAACGTGACGGTGTACGCGTACGCGAACCACCCGCCTCAGCATCATGTGTTCCTCGCGCCGGAGTTGGTCCTTGCTGCTTACTACGACCTCGTTTTGCAGGGCGATTTGCAGCAAGCTCTCTACGAGCGGAAGCATTTGCATTGCTTTCCTTTCCATGCCTACCTCTCCCAATATTTTCTTCCATATTTATCctaacatggaaaaaaatcTTCACACTCAATACAATCTTATAAACTATGATAAATTCAACTACAATTCAATCAACATTTAATCCTAACACCTATGGAAACATTATTCGTATGGAAGCACATTTAATTTGACTTAGACATTTTGTCGAACACGTAGTGTAGACCATAATACCAACTAATGACATACACAAATTGAACCTAATATCACATGCATTCATGTTAACATCTAACTAAACTAACAACTAACCATTAATTCAGCAATTCAAACATAGAATTTTGAGATAGAAAATTACTCAGGGAGGGAAAAAAACATAGAAAAGAGTGAATGTGATAAGAAAAACATGGAATGAGAAAAGAGTGAATGTAAATGTATGGAACTTACTTGATTAAGAATG
This portion of the Trifolium pratense cultivar HEN17-A07 linkage group LG3, ARS_RC_1.1, whole genome shotgun sequence genome encodes:
- the LOC123914816 gene encoding uncharacterized protein LOC123914816 gives rise to the protein MEENIGRGRHGKESNANASARRELAANRPAKRGRSKQQGPTPARGTHDAEAGGSRTRTPSRLSQTQNADDEFDANQFLNQDAEYGEPEEPQPEEPQQPPRQTPQQRPRQPRRDAVNEGYGGGPSDMSLLTQYGNHRAVPIWDAAPDDHEVLKRTLRCQASGKKVINIVKPPRSERWHPETSTFHLPLGELDITLDDVQCLLHLPIQGKFLNHTKMSRGEGADMVSSDLGVEREEIDIAFAETNGVHLKH